Proteins encoded by one window of Haematobia irritans isolate KBUSLIRL chromosome 2, ASM5000362v1, whole genome shotgun sequence:
- the LOC142226973 gene encoding uncharacterized protein LOC142226973 isoform X2 — translation MDCLEWEDEFNAEENSVNTNDETIEEITSLYYYYAKTFERTGDIVSNLENYFCDRNKPSSNSSTTSSIGSRNMIAQDPHTLDHYNYAPLHYAAVSGDCECARILLEHGANLDTTTAVGYTPLHIGADNCDITLLLLKCGANPNAKTFNTGETPLHSALKYRNSNVVNLLLQTNKVNINEIDENDKTALMYAITYEQIDVALELIRRGAKVNLLDKDGRSALFYAVEKNNILLASCLVEHGARHITSHYLLHRCIIFDMQDMLELLLGHDEHLNSLKVRNPDGYTPIQLAIIYKKNDALEYMLKRDASSLDLEMDNDLILAVQYINGLNDFKSIARILFSFANGSSLMLSNVTTSSTNCYVPFCHTPLSRAVMLNKLAIAEFLLKEGLGIQTICKDHVVNSLRSCGAPGVKDFTRLLVLNGFKFPHYKSSNRTSRWSVERQNFEEELKQLSTQPLDLKALTRIHLRKHLIQAFCNSPGEFQRKYRSSEQKSTLQLLVEQLEIPKSLQRYLIDFDDCLSVMALYN, via the exons ATGGACTGTTTAGAATGGGAGGATGAATTCAATGCTGAAGAAAATTCGGTTAATACAAATGATGAGACTATAGAGGAAATAACATCACTATATTACTACTATGCCAAAACATTCGAGAGAACAGGCGATATTGTTAGCAATTTAGAGAACTATTTTTGTGATCGCAATAAGCCCTCATCGAATAGTTCCACAACGTCCTCCATTGGTAGCAGAAATATGATAGCACAAGATCCCCATACATTGGATCATTACAATTATGCACCTTTACATTATGCTGCCGTCAGTGGAGATTGTGAATGTGCCCGTATTCTATTGGAACATGGCGCCAACTTGGACACAACAACTGCTGTGGGCTATACACCATTGCATATAGGTGCCGATAACTGTGATATAACATTGTTACTGCTTAAATGTGGTGCTAATCCCAATGCCAAAACATTCAATACGGGTGAAACGCCCCTACATTCAGCATTAAAGTATCGTAATTCGAATGTGGTCAATTTGCTTTTGCAAACCAATAAAGTCAATATAAATGAAATCGATGAGAATGACAAAACAGCTCTCATGTATGCCATAACTTATGAACAAATTGATGTGGCTCTAGAGCTGATTcggaggggggccaaagttaatcTTTTGGATAAAGATGGTCGATCTGCATTGTTCTATGCTGTggagaaaaataatattctctTAGCATCGTGTCTGGTGGAACATGGAGCCCGACATATAACTTCGCATTATCTACTACATCGTTGCATTATATTCGATATGCAGGACATGTTGGAATTACTATTGGGCCATGATGAACATTTGAATAGTTTGAAGGTGCGAAATCCTGATGGTTATACACCAATACAATTGGCCATCATCTATAAGAAAAACGATGCTTTGGAATATATGCTGAAAAGGGATGCATCTTCACTTGATTTGGAAATGGACAATGATCTTATTTTAGCTGTACAGTATATTAATGGACTGAATGATTTTAAATCGATAGCacgaattttattttcctttgccAACGGTTCGTCATTGATGTTATCCAATGTAACGACATCGTCCACGAATTGTTATGTTCCATTTTGTCATACACCATTGTCACGAGCCGTAATGCTTAATAAATTAGCCATTGCCGAATTTCTGCTAAAAGAAGGTCTGGGCATCCAAACGATATGTAAGGATCATGTTGTTAATAGTTTAAGATCTTGTGGGGCACCCGGAGTGAAAGATTTTACAAGATTATtgg TGTTGAATGGTTTTAAATTTCCCCATTACAAATCATCGAATAGAACTTCCAGATGGTCAGTAGAGCGTCAAAACTTCGAAGAGGAACTTAAGCAATTATCTACACAACCTTTAGATTTAAAGGCCCTAACACGTATACACTTACGCAAGCATTTAATACAGGCATTTTGCAATTCCCCAGGGGAATTCCAAAGGAAATATAGATCATCGGAACAGAAATCCACATTACAATTGTTAGTAGAACAATTAGAAATTCCAAAAAGCTTACAAAGATATCTAATAGACTTTGATGATTGTTTATCTGTGATGGCATTATATAACTAA
- the LOC142226973 gene encoding uncharacterized protein LOC142226973 isoform X1 translates to MSNVGTSSEINERLLSAVHSQNYEDTLSCLMQGARATFVSYSCGRTAVGTAALMGDSEILQLLIQSCEEPHMILQPENSNSTEIEIDTTPDGMDCLEWEDEFNAEENSVNTNDETIEEITSLYYYYAKTFERTGDIVSNLENYFCDRNKPSSNSSTTSSIGSRNMIAQDPHTLDHYNYAPLHYAAVSGDCECARILLEHGANLDTTTAVGYTPLHIGADNCDITLLLLKCGANPNAKTFNTGETPLHSALKYRNSNVVNLLLQTNKVNINEIDENDKTALMYAITYEQIDVALELIRRGAKVNLLDKDGRSALFYAVEKNNILLASCLVEHGARHITSHYLLHRCIIFDMQDMLELLLGHDEHLNSLKVRNPDGYTPIQLAIIYKKNDALEYMLKRDASSLDLEMDNDLILAVQYINGLNDFKSIARILFSFANGSSLMLSNVTTSSTNCYVPFCHTPLSRAVMLNKLAIAEFLLKEGLGIQTICKDHVVNSLRSCGAPGVKDFTRLLVLNGFKFPHYKSSNRTSRWSVERQNFEEELKQLSTQPLDLKALTRIHLRKHLIQAFCNSPGEFQRKYRSSEQKSTLQLLVEQLEIPKSLQRYLIDFDDCLSVMALYN, encoded by the exons ATGTCAAATGTTGGAACATCCTCCGAAATAAATGAACGTCTTCTTTCAGCGGTTCATAGTCAAAACTATGAGGATACATTGTCCTGTCTTATGCAGGGAGCCag GGCAACATTTGTATCGTATTCCTGTGGACGGACAGCAGTTGGCACAGCAGCCTTAATGGGCGATTCGGAGATACTTCAATTGCTCATACAATCGTGCGAGGAACCCCACATGATATTACAACCTG aaaactcaaACAGCACTGAAATCGAAATTGATACAACACCCGATGGCATGGACTGTTTAGAATGGGAGGATGAATTCAATGCTGAAGAAAATTCGGTTAATACAAATGATGAGACTATAGAGGAAATAACATCACTATATTACTACTATGCCAAAACATTCGAGAGAACAGGCGATATTGTTAGCAATTTAGAGAACTATTTTTGTGATCGCAATAAGCCCTCATCGAATAGTTCCACAACGTCCTCCATTGGTAGCAGAAATATGATAGCACAAGATCCCCATACATTGGATCATTACAATTATGCACCTTTACATTATGCTGCCGTCAGTGGAGATTGTGAATGTGCCCGTATTCTATTGGAACATGGCGCCAACTTGGACACAACAACTGCTGTGGGCTATACACCATTGCATATAGGTGCCGATAACTGTGATATAACATTGTTACTGCTTAAATGTGGTGCTAATCCCAATGCCAAAACATTCAATACGGGTGAAACGCCCCTACATTCAGCATTAAAGTATCGTAATTCGAATGTGGTCAATTTGCTTTTGCAAACCAATAAAGTCAATATAAATGAAATCGATGAGAATGACAAAACAGCTCTCATGTATGCCATAACTTATGAACAAATTGATGTGGCTCTAGAGCTGATTcggaggggggccaaagttaatcTTTTGGATAAAGATGGTCGATCTGCATTGTTCTATGCTGTggagaaaaataatattctctTAGCATCGTGTCTGGTGGAACATGGAGCCCGACATATAACTTCGCATTATCTACTACATCGTTGCATTATATTCGATATGCAGGACATGTTGGAATTACTATTGGGCCATGATGAACATTTGAATAGTTTGAAGGTGCGAAATCCTGATGGTTATACACCAATACAATTGGCCATCATCTATAAGAAAAACGATGCTTTGGAATATATGCTGAAAAGGGATGCATCTTCACTTGATTTGGAAATGGACAATGATCTTATTTTAGCTGTACAGTATATTAATGGACTGAATGATTTTAAATCGATAGCacgaattttattttcctttgccAACGGTTCGTCATTGATGTTATCCAATGTAACGACATCGTCCACGAATTGTTATGTTCCATTTTGTCATACACCATTGTCACGAGCCGTAATGCTTAATAAATTAGCCATTGCCGAATTTCTGCTAAAAGAAGGTCTGGGCATCCAAACGATATGTAAGGATCATGTTGTTAATAGTTTAAGATCTTGTGGGGCACCCGGAGTGAAAGATTTTACAAGATTATtgg TGTTGAATGGTTTTAAATTTCCCCATTACAAATCATCGAATAGAACTTCCAGATGGTCAGTAGAGCGTCAAAACTTCGAAGAGGAACTTAAGCAATTATCTACACAACCTTTAGATTTAAAGGCCCTAACACGTATACACTTACGCAAGCATTTAATACAGGCATTTTGCAATTCCCCAGGGGAATTCCAAAGGAAATATAGATCATCGGAACAGAAATCCACATTACAATTGTTAGTAGAACAATTAGAAATTCCAAAAAGCTTACAAAGATATCTAATAGACTTTGATGATTGTTTATCTGTGATGGCATTATATAACTAA